CGAATTGGAGCTTAACTTCAAGCAAAGTTTTGCGCCGGTTGTGAAAATCGAAAAGAAGTCAGAGGACACACAATCAAAAGCAGAGCTTCCGCCCGTCGGGTCAACACAATGGTACAACCAGTTCTGCGCGGGCTTCCGTCTTCAACCGTATGACGAGATCAAAGACAAGGCGATCACCTCAGCAGACCTGAAAAAGCATTGCGATGCTGCGTTGCGTGAGCTTGCGGAGGCCGGATTGGTGTGGCGTTATGGGGCGGAACAAGTCACCGCTGAGCAGCGAGCCCGACTGGAACGCGAGCTTAAGGTTCTCGCAGATAAAAACATTTCCGCTTATTTCCTCATCGTCTGGGACTTCGTCAGCGAGGCACGCCGTCGCGGCATCCCCGCCAATGCTCGTGGTTCGGGTGTTGGCACGATGGTCGGTTACTGTCTTGGATTGTCGAATGCCTGTCCCGTCAAATACGGCCTGCTCTTTGAGCGATTCACCGACCCGGATCGTTCCGAGTACCCCGATATCGATATCGATATCTGTCAGGATGGCCGACAGGACATCATCGACTATGTACGGCAGAAATACGGCCACGTAGCTCAGATCATCACCTTTGGAACGCTTAAAGCCCGTGCGGCAATCCGCGATGTCGGGCGTGTCCTTAACGTGCCGCTGAGTGAAGTGGACAAACTCTGCAAGCTGGTCGGCGATGGCCTGGATACGACCATTCAGAAGGTACTTGAAAAGGATCCCGATTTTCAGAGGCTGCACAACGACAACCCGCTTCATCGCAAACTGATCGATACCGCCAAGCGTCTTGAGGGTTTGGCTCGCCACGCTGGGGTACATGCCGCGGGTGTGGTGATCGCTACGCAGCCGCTCGACAACATCATTCCGCTGTACCGTCCGCCCAATACCGATCAGCTTGTGACGCAGTGGGATGGACCGACAGTAGAGAAGGTCGGTCTGTTGAAGATGGACTTTCTTGGCCTGCGCACCCTTTCGATCATTGAAAAAGCTAAGTCACTGATTCGTGCTTCTCTGTCCGCAGAGGCCATTCGTAAAACCATCGACGAAACACGTAATGCTCAAGGGTTGCAACCACTGGATGCAGATGTCGATCCGCTCGACCTTGATCGGCTCACCTATGACGATCAAAACGTGCTTGATCTTTTTCGCCGTGGAGAGACCGCGGGGGTGTTTCAGTTTGAGTCGGGAGGAATGCGCAATCTGCTGCTGGGGATGAAGCCCGACCGTCTCGAAGATCTCATTGCAGCCAATGCGCTGTTCCGTCCGGGGCCGATGGACCTGATCCCGGTCTATTGCGAACGTAAAAATGGCCGTCAGCCTGTACCTCGCGCACATCCGATCATTGAGCAGTACACCTCGGAAACTTACGGCGTGATGGTCTATCAAGAACAGGTCATGCAGATCGTTCATAGTCTGGGCGGTATTCCATTGCGTGCTGCATACACGTTGATCAAGCACATCTCGAAGAAAAAGGAAAAGGAGATTGATACGGTCAGACCAAAGTTTGTCGAAGGCGCGATGAAACAGGGTCTGACCGAAAAAACGGCACAGGAACTTTTCGTGCTGATTCTCAATTTCGCCGGTTACGGTTTCAATAAGTCGCACTCGACCGGTTATGCGATTGTCGCCTATCAGACGGCGTATCTGAAAACGTATTTCCCTGTTCAATACATGGCCGCGGTGCTCACTTATGAGTCCGTGGATACGACCAAGGTCATGCAGTACATGGATGAATGCCGTCGTGTGCGTTTCCCCGACGGGCATCGTGGGATCAGTGTCAAACCTCCGGATATCAATCTGTCGGAGATTGGATTCACCGTTGTATTTGATGAAGGGGAACCGCGTGATGGGAACCACGGTCACATCCGCTTCGGCCTGAGTGCGGTCAAAGGCGTGGGCGAAAAAGCGATTCGTGCGATGATTGCAGCTCGTGAATCAAAACCTGCGGAGAGTGATCCAAAAGAAAAAGTTACATCCCTGCCTTTCAAGGGCATCTACGACTTTTGTGAACGAGTCCCGCCGGGAGCGGTTAACAAGGCAACACTGGAAGCACTGGTCAAATGCGGTGCATTCGACAGTATTCATGGCAGGGATAATCGCGCAGGTATGGTTGCTGCGATCGACGCGGCGATGCAAGCCGGCTCTCGGATCGCAGCCGACCGTGACGCAGGGCAGATGAGCTTTTTCGACGCATTCGCTGATAAGAAGCATCCTGCGGCATCATCCGCCGCAACTGCAACGGTTTCGCTTCCGAAGATTGCTGCATGGTCGAACAATGAGTTGCTCGCTTACGAAAAGAGCGCTCTGGGTTTCTACATTTCGAGCCACCCGCTTGATATGTATGACGATACGATCCAGCGTTTTTCCAGTGCCGCGGTTGCAGACGTCAAGCGTCTGAGTGCAAACGTACCGGTGATCCTTGGCGGCATGTTGACGCGCGTGCGAGTCACGATAACGAAAAAAGGCAAAAGTACCGGTCAGAAAATGGCGGTGATCACCATCGAAGACAAGTCGGGTGCGATGGAATGTGTGATTTTCTCTGAAGCCTATGCGATCGCTTCGCCATGGATCGAATCCGACAGGATGGTTTTTCTCAAAGGCAGGGTGGATCGCCGACGTGAGGAGCCTGGCATGCTGGTGGACCAAGTGTTGCCGATCGAACAGGCCGCGAATCTTGCTCAAGGTGTGAGCATCGTGCTGCAAGGCGGCTCGGCAGTCGAGGGTAAGCCCGCCTTCCCCTATAACGGTGAATTATCCAACCTCAAGACGCTCCTCCAGCAGGCGAGCCTGCAACGCGGAGGAACGATGGTGCCTGTGTATCTGGACGTTCATCAGAACGGCACGGTTGCGCGGCTTCGTCTCAACAATCTTCGTATCGGCGTCACCGCTGACCTACCGCAGCGCATCAGTGCCGTACTGCATACCCCGGGTTGTTGTGAGTTCATCGGCCCCGCGAAAATCATTAAGGGAGCCGCGTCAGCCGTGCTGCATGACGACAGTGCTCCCGTCAATCGCCTGATCAAGGCTCCCGCTGCGGAAGAAGAGTTCTGCGCGAGTATTGACCGTTACTGAGCGGCGGCTGCGGCCAGATTTTCTAAAGCAAAATTATTTCTCGTCCCGCACTTCGACGATTGTTTTGCGGTCCGGGCCGTAAACGTAAATTTTTCCGGGGACCTCGTTGCGACAGGCTTTATGTGATCCATCGCAATAGGGCAGGTTCTGTGAGAGGCCGCACTGACAAATCCAGACGCTTTTTTCCTGCGGTTTGATTTCGAATGGACCCGTTGCGGTATGCAGTACAAGTCGTGGCATGGTGATCTCCTTGCATCAATCTTAGGTCAACTCGGAAGCATAGCCCGCCAACGTATCCTCAAACGACGAGAATTTTATTTTGAAGTGTTCCTGCGCCTTTTCGATCCCGCATATGGAATCTTCCTGGCTCATGATGACTTGATCTCGATTGAAAGGTACACCCGGCAATCCCGCAATAAGGCTGGCGTACCATGCGGGGACCGCGATGATCCGCTTGTTGCGGGATGACGGCAAATGGTTTCGCACGATTGTGTAAAGCTGCGGCCAGGTGAGCACATCCGGGCCGCCCAGAGGATAGGTCTCGCCGCCCGCTAGTGGATTATCCACTGCGTCGGAAAAGCAGGCCGCTACGTCCTCGACATAGATCGGTTGCAGCCGCCCCGCGCCATTTTTGCCAAAGACTCCGGCACCGAAGTAAGGGACGAATGGTGGAAATCGTTTCGTCCAAAAATCCTTCACCATCCTCATAAATTCGCCATCTGGCCCATGAATGATTGATGGTCGAAAGATCGTCCAGCAAAGGCCGCTGTTGCGCACGGCTTCTTCCGCTTGCCATTTTGTGCAGTGATAAGTGCTCACCGCAGCCGGTCGACTGCCCAGTGCCGACATCTGAATCCACCGCGTGATACCTGCGCGTTTCGTCGCCGCGAGCAGTCGTTGTGTAGCCTCGACATGAATGCGCTGAAAAGTCTGTCCCGCAGAGGGCTTCTCCATGATGATGCCGACCAAGTGAACAACCGCATCGCAACCGTGCAGGAGTTCTTCCATCGCATGATCGTCAAAAAGATCACCGGCCACCGGTTTGAGGTTGGTGTCCTTTGTGGTGAATTTTTGCGGATCGCGCACCAAGGCATGAATTCGGTAACCACGAGAGAGCAGCCGCGAAACAACATGGCGGCCGACAAATCCAGTGGCACCCGTCAATGCGATCTGTTTCGCTTCAGCCATGATTTTTCTTTGCGAACACCCGAAGGAGAAAAAGAAAGCATTCCAGCAGGAACAACAATCAGCGGCACAGCCCCGATAGCCGTCATAAACGGCCGCATTGACTCAGTATGTCCGCCCAAACGTACAAGGATTTCGTGTATCTTCGGAGAGGTAAGCACGGTTGGTTATAGTACGATCCCCCGCCGGAGTATTCCATTTTGCGTAAGAGTCGTCGTCCGTTAGTGATCGCGTCACGTCGGAGTATGCTGGCGCGAGCCCAGGCCGAGTCCATCGGTCAGGTGTTGAAGCGTCTCCATCCCGCCGTCGAGATTTCCTATCTCTGGATTGAATCGGAAGGTGATCGCCTCGCCGATGCCGCATTGGCGGAGTCCGGAGGCAAAGGTCTTTTCGCCAGTGCACTTGAGAAAGAGGTGCTTACCGGCCGTGCTGATCTGGCGGTCCATAGCCTCAAGGATTTGCCCGCCCAGTCGCCCCGTGGCGGAAAAACCTCCGGCCTTGCGATAGCCGCCATCCCACCCCGCGCCGATGTGCGGGATTGCCTTATCTCTCACGGCGGTGCTGCGCGGATTGAAGACCTTCCTCCCAATGCGGTACTCGGAACCGCCAGTCCGCGACGTGCTGCTCAGGCTCAGCGCGTTCGCCCCGATCTTCAGGTCAA
This DNA window, taken from Phycisphaeraceae bacterium, encodes the following:
- a CDS encoding complex I NDUFA9 subunit family protein, which produces MAEAKQIALTGATGFVGRHVVSRLLSRGYRIHALVRDPQKFTTKDTNLKPVAGDLFDDHAMEELLHGCDAVVHLVGIIMEKPSAGQTFQRIHVEATQRLLAATKRAGITRWIQMSALGSRPAAVSTYHCTKWQAEEAVRNSGLCWTIFRPSIIHGPDGEFMRMVKDFWTKRFPPFVPYFGAGVFGKNGAGRLQPIYVEDVAACFSDAVDNPLAGGETYPLGGPDVLTWPQLYTIVRNHLPSSRNKRIIAVPAWYASLIAGLPGVPFNRDQVIMSQEDSICGIEKAQEHFKIKFSSFEDTLAGYASELT
- the dnaE gene encoding DNA polymerase III subunit alpha gives rise to the protein MALSPSQFVHLHVHSQYSLLDGACRIGDMVKRAKELDQPALAITDHGCLFGVIDFYNKAVEAGIKPIVGIEAYMAPGARSDRQTTGAKDGGYHLLLLAQNRIGYGNLLKLSSIAYTEGFYYKPRIDKEVLKKYSEGLIATSACLGGEIPGALMQDNRKKAREIAEIYLSIFGPDRFFIEIQKHIPEQDQVNPELTDLASRLGIGCVATNDVHFLLADDHAPHDCLCCISTGKLISDESRMKYPTQLYMKSSAEMYAAQDHLEWTKACENSVRIAQMCELELNFKQSFAPVVKIEKKSEDTQSKAELPPVGSTQWYNQFCAGFRLQPYDEIKDKAITSADLKKHCDAALRELAEAGLVWRYGAEQVTAEQRARLERELKVLADKNISAYFLIVWDFVSEARRRGIPANARGSGVGTMVGYCLGLSNACPVKYGLLFERFTDPDRSEYPDIDIDICQDGRQDIIDYVRQKYGHVAQIITFGTLKARAAIRDVGRVLNVPLSEVDKLCKLVGDGLDTTIQKVLEKDPDFQRLHNDNPLHRKLIDTAKRLEGLARHAGVHAAGVVIATQPLDNIIPLYRPPNTDQLVTQWDGPTVEKVGLLKMDFLGLRTLSIIEKAKSLIRASLSAEAIRKTIDETRNAQGLQPLDADVDPLDLDRLTYDDQNVLDLFRRGETAGVFQFESGGMRNLLLGMKPDRLEDLIAANALFRPGPMDLIPVYCERKNGRQPVPRAHPIIEQYTSETYGVMVYQEQVMQIVHSLGGIPLRAAYTLIKHISKKKEKEIDTVRPKFVEGAMKQGLTEKTAQELFVLILNFAGYGFNKSHSTGYAIVAYQTAYLKTYFPVQYMAAVLTYESVDTTKVMQYMDECRRVRFPDGHRGISVKPPDINLSEIGFTVVFDEGEPRDGNHGHIRFGLSAVKGVGEKAIRAMIAARESKPAESDPKEKVTSLPFKGIYDFCERVPPGAVNKATLEALVKCGAFDSIHGRDNRAGMVAAIDAAMQAGSRIAADRDAGQMSFFDAFADKKHPAASSAATATVSLPKIAAWSNNELLAYEKSALGFYISSHPLDMYDDTIQRFSSAAVADVKRLSANVPVILGGMLTRVRVTITKKGKSTGQKMAVITIEDKSGAMECVIFSEAYAIASPWIESDRMVFLKGRVDRRREEPGMLVDQVLPIEQAANLAQGVSIVLQGGSAVEGKPAFPYNGELSNLKTLLQQASLQRGGTMVPVYLDVHQNGTVARLRLNNLRIGVTADLPQRISAVLHTPGCCEFIGPAKIIKGAASAVLHDDSAPVNRLIKAPAAEEEFCASIDRY
- a CDS encoding CDGSH iron-sulfur domain-containing protein, coding for MPRLVLHTATGPFEIKPQEKSVWICQCGLSQNLPYCDGSHKACRNEVPGKIYVYGPDRKTIVEVRDEK